AGCCGGGCCGCCGTCCGTGGCGAGAAAGCGCCCCCTGTCGACCCGCGCCGATCGGAGACCGGGCTGATGCCCTGCCGGTCGCGGACCGGTCGGGCGCGCGAGGACCTAAGGTCCTCGACCGCGGAGGGTGAGGCCGCGGGAGCAACGGTCCGGACCACCGCGGACATCGCGGTAGCCCAAATCTCTTGTGGGCGCGGCGGAGCGTCTCCCTGGCGCGTTCGCGGGACGCGCAATCAACGTGCGTGAGCATCACGGAGCGGGTGAGGCCGCGGGAGCCACAGACCTCTGGGTGGACGCGGAAGGGGCAGCGTCCTACGACGCTGCCCCCTTCGAAAGTCCGTGCTCAGATGACGCGGTGGACCCAGCCGTGCGGGTCGTCGGCGCGGCCGCGCTGGATGGCGACGAGCTGCTCGCGCAGGTCCATCGTGACCTCGCCCGGGCCGCCGTCGCCCATCGCGAACTCGCCCTCCGGCGTGCGGACCACCCCGATCGGGGTGATGACCGCGGCCGTGCCGCAGGCGAAGACCTCGCGGAGGCGGCCGCTCTTGGCGTCCGCCCGCCACTCCTCGAAGCTCACCGGGCGCTCCTCCACGCGGCGGCCCTCGCGGGCGGCCAGCGCCATCACCGAGTCGCGGGTGATGCCGGGCAGGATGGTGCCGGTCAGCGGGGGCGTGGCCATGGTGCCGTCGTCGTACACGAAGAAGATGTTCATGCCGCCGAGCTCGTCGACGAACTTGCGCTCCACCGCGTCCAGGAACACCACCTGGTCGCAGCCGTGCTGGATGGCCTCGGCCTGTGCGGCCAGCGAGGCGGCGTAGTTGCCGCCGCACTTGGCCGCGCCGGTGCCGCCGGGCGCTGCCCGCGTGTACTCCTGGGAGACCCACACCGCGACCGGCTTGACGCCGCCCGAGAAGTAGGCGCCGACGGGTGAGGCGATCAGGACGTACAGGTACTCAAGCGCGGGGCGCACGCCGAGGAAGACCTCGCTCGCGTACATGAACGGGCGCAGGTAGAGGCTGCCGTCCTCGGTCGGCGGGATCCACTCGCGGTCGATCTCGATGATGTGGTGCAGCGAGTCGAGGAAGGTCTGCTCGGGCAGCTGCGGCATGGACATGCGCTCGGCGGAGATGTTGAACCGCCGTGCGTTGGCGTCCGGGCGGAACATCGTCACGCCGCCGTCGGCCGCGTGGTACGCCTTCAGGCCCTCGAAGATCTCCTGCGCGTAGTGCAGCACCGCGGAGGCGGGGTCCATCGGGATCGGGCCGCGGGCCTCGACGCGTGCGTCGTACCACCCTTTGCCGTCCGCGTACTTGATCGTGACCATGTGGTCGGTGAAGATGCGGCCGAAGCCCGGGTTGGCCAGCAGCGCGGCGCGCTCGGCGGCCGATACCGGCTGAGGATTCGGACGGATCTCGAAGTCGAGCTTGTCACCACCGCTCATCGCGCTGGTACCTCCGTAACTATGGGAGTGCAGAATACCCCGAACGCTCGTTAGAAAGCGCGGGGTGAAGAAGGGGGAACGAGGGGTCGGCTAGGCCGCGACAGCGGCGGCGAGCCGGTCGCCAACCTCGGCGGTGCGCAGCGGGGCACCCGGGGTACGGGACGCCAACTCGGCCGCGACCGCCTCGGATACTCGACGGGCCTCGTCTGCGTGGCCGAGGTGGTCGAGCAGCAGCGACGCCGACAGCACGGCCGCGACCGGGTCGGCCAGGCCCTTGCCGGCGATGTCCGGAGCCGAACCGTGGACCGGCTCGAACATCGAGGGGAACTCGCGCGACGGGTTGATGCACCCGCTGGCGGCGAGCCCGATGCCGCCCGTGACCGCGGCGGCGATGTCGGTGAGGATGTCACCGAAGAGGTTGTCGGTGACCACGACGTCGTAGCGCTGCGGCTGGGTCACCAGGTACATGGCGGCCGCGTCGACGTGCTGGTACTCCGTCTCCACGTCCGGGAAGTCGGCCTTGACCGCCTCGAAGGCGCGCGACCACAGCGAGCCCGCGTGGGTCAGGACGTTTGTCTTGTGCACCAGCGTCACCTTGCGCCGCTCGCGGCGCTGGGCCCGACCGAAGGCGTCGCGGATGACCCGCTCGACGCCGTGCCGCGTGTTGAGGCTCTCCTCGGTCGCGACCTCGGCGGGCGTGTCACGGTGCAGCGTGCCGCCAGCCCCCGCGTACAGCCCCTCGGTGCCCTCGCGCACCACCACGAAGTCGATCTCGCCGGGCTTGACGTGTGCGAGCGGGCTCGACGTGCCGGGCCAGAGGCGGGACGGGCGCAGGTTGACGTACTGGTCGAAGGCGAAGCGCAGCTTGAGCAGCAGCCCGCGCTCCAGCACGCCCGGCGGCACGGTCGGGTCGCCGACGGCGCCGAGCAGGATCGCGTCGTGCTCGGCGAGCTCGGCGAGCACGGAGTCCGGCAGCACTTCGCCGGTGCGGTGGTAGCGCGCGGCGCCCAGGTCGTACTCCGTCGCGGTCACTTCGCCGGGAAGCACGACGTCAATGACCTTGAGGGCCTGCGCGACCACCTCGGTCCCGATGCCGTCGCCGGCGACCACCGCGATGCGTGCCACGTCAAACCCCTTCGTCTTGACCCCTCATGGCGCTGCCTGTGGCGTCGCGGGCCCGCGACGCCACAGGCAGCACTGGAAAGACTGTACTGAGGGAACGTTAATCGTCCGTCCCGATTCTCGGTACGCGAGTCCCAAAATTCGGTACACAGGTCTTTCTCAGCTAATCCCCATGATCCGGTCAACTTCAGGGCTTACCTTCTCCATCATGGCTATCCAGCGGGCCCCGATGCCGAGCCGTAGCGTCGCACGGACGGGGCGGCTGAGAGACGGGCGGGGCCGCGCTGACCTGTGGCTCGGCTACCAGGGCCCGGCCAACCGGCCGTTCGGGGCCGCCACCTCCGCCGCGACGGGCCGGTTGGTCGCCCGCCACGCGGTGCACACCTCGGCGGCCGACTTCTCGCTGATGCTCGTCGCGCCCGAGTGGATGACCCGCCGCACGGTAAGTCTGGCCATCGCCGACGCCGTCGCCGAGCTCCGCGCGATCGACGCGACCTACAGCCCGCTGCGCCGCGGCAGCCTCGTGTCGCTGCTGCGGCGGGGCGAGGTCACCCCGGAGGCCTACGCGCCACTGGCCGACATCGTGGCCCGCTGCGACGCGATGCGCGCGGCCACCGACGGGTGGTTCGACGCCTGGGCGGTGCCCGGCGGCTTCGACCCGGGCGGCCTGCTCAAGGGCTGGGCCGTGGAGCGTGCCGCGGCGCGGCTGCGCGCGTCGGGCATCACTGACTACGCCGTGGTGGGCGAGGCGGATCTGGCGGTGCGGGGCAACGCACCGCACGGCGGGCCCTGGCGCGTCGCGATCCACCATCCGCGCGAGCCGCGCCGGGTGCCGATGATGCTGGAGATGACCGAGGGCGCGGTCGGCACCTCCGGCATCACCGGCCACAGCGGGCACGTGGTCGACCCGCACACCGGCGAGATCGTGCGCCACGTCGGCTGCGCTGTCGTGACCGGTCCCGACCTGTCCATCGCCGACGCCTACGCCACGGCCCTCTACGCCGCCGGGCCGGCCGGGCTCGGCTGGTTTCCCACTGTGGACGGTTACCGCATGCTCTTCGCCGACTGCCGTCCCGCCTAAAGAGCTTTTCTCAAGGGGTAAGGAAGATCAGCCTCCGCGGTCTCGGCAAGTGACCGCGGAGGCTGATCGGCAGTTCGGGTACGCGTGGCTCGCGCACACGGGAGGTGCGGAAACACACCTCGCCGGCCGCGTCACCCGAAGACCGGCCCACGCGGTGCGTAACCAATTGAATACGCTATCGATTCGGCCCGGCCGGGCGCAAGGCAGGCCCCCCGCCGCGTGTCGCGCGGGGTGGGCGCCCCCGGACGTTCACCGGATGGCAATATCTGTGCCCGTGAGTTTTGACCTCGTCGTGTGGGCCCTCGACCGTGGCGCCACGCCAGCGGACGTACGGGCGGCGCACGAGCTGTGCCGCGAAGGTGAGCACGCGGAGGGCGAAGTCGACCGCCGGATCGGCGCCTTCTACGCCGAGCTGACCGCCCAATACCCGGACAAGGAGGCGGTCGCGGACAGCCCGTGGACCGACGCTCCCTTGCACGTCGCGCCCGACCACGTCCTGATGTGCCTGAGCGAGTCGTGCGCCGACGCCGTGCTCGAGGCGATCGAGCGTCTGGCCGGCGAAAACGACCTGATGCTCCTCGACCTGCAGGACGGCACGGTCTATCCACCACCGTCCCGCGTCGTGTGAAAGGGCTCCCCGCCGCGGCGGGGAGCCCTTTTGCGGTCCTACTACTCGTCGCGCAGGTCGGCCGCGCTCGCCGCGGTCGCGCCGATCACGTCGGCGGACTGGGTGAGCAGCTCGGCACCGACCGAGGAGTCGACGGTGAGCGTCATCAGCGCCTCGCCGCCAGCCTCGCGCCGGGCCACCTGCATGGCCGCGATGTTGACACCCGACTCGCCCAGGATCGACCCGATCGCGCCGACCACACCGGGCCGGTCCGCGTACCGGAAGAAGAGCAGGATGCCGTCGGCGGTCAGCTCGATGTCGAAGCCGTCGACCTCGGTGAGCTTGATGGTCTCCCGGGTGCCGCTGACCACGACCGTGCCGGAGACGCTGACCGTACGCCCGTCGGGCAGTGCGCCGCGGACCGTCACCAGCGTCGGCTCCTCGGCCGAGTCGGCGAACGTGGTCAGCTCGACCTCGACGCCCCGGTCGGCCGCGAACAGCGGCGCGTTGACGTACGTCACCTGCTCCTCGACCACGGAGGCGAACAGGCCCTTGGTGGTGGCGAGCTTGAGCACCGAGACCTCGTTGGCGACGGCCTCGCCCCGCACCTCGACGGTGACGCTGGCGGCGACCCCACCGGCGACGGCGGTGAACACCTTGCCGAGCTTTTCGGCGAGCGGGAGCAGCGGGCGCACGTCTTCGGCGACCACGCCGCCGGCCTGCACGTTGACCGCGTCCGGCACGAACTCGCCCTGCAGCGCGAGCTTGACGCTCTTGGCCACCGCGAGGCCGGCCTTGTCCTGCGCCTCGGCGGTGGACGCGCCGAGGTGTGGCGTGGCCACCACGTTGTCGAACGCGAACAGCGGCGAGGCGGTGCAGGGCTCCTTCGAGTACACGTCGATGCCGGCGCCGCCCACGCGGCCCTCGGCGATCGCGTCCGCGAGCGCCTGCTCGTCGATCAGGCCACCGCGCGCGGCGTTGATGATCCGCACGCCCGGCTTGACGATCGCCAGCTCCTTTTCGCCGATGAGGCCCACGGTCTCCGGCGTCTTGGGCAGGTGGATCGAGATGAAGTCGCTCTCCCGCAGCAGCTCCTCCAGGCCGACCAGGCGGACGCCGAGCTGGGCCGCGCGAGCGGGCTGCACGTACGGGTCGTAGGCGATCAGGCGGGTGCCGAACGCGGCGATCCGCTGGGCGAAGAGCACGCCGATGCGCCCCAGGCCGACAACACCCACCGTCTTGCCCTGGATCTCGACGCCGGTGTACTTCGACCGCTTCCACTCGCCGGCCTTGAGCGCGGCGCTGGCGCTGGCGGTGTTGCGCGCGACCGCGAGGAGCAGCGCGAGGGCCTGCTCGGCGGCGGAGACGATGTTGGAGGTGGGCGCGTTGACGACCATGACGCCGCGGGCGGTGGCGGCGGACACCTCGACGTTGTCGAGGCCGACCCCGGCACGGGCGACGACCTTGAGGCGGGGGGCGGCGGCGACAGCCTCGGCGTCGATCTGTGTGGCGGAGCGGACGATCACTGCGTGGGCTTCGGACAGCGCGGCGAGGAGGGCCGGGCGGTCGGTGCCATCCACGTGGCGGACGTCGAAGTCGTGCGCGAGCACGTCGATGGCGGCGGGAGCGAGCTCTTCAGCGATCAGCACGACCGGAGTAAATGCGACGGGAGTCATCTGTCCTCGTAGGTTGTGGGCGGGTTTTCGGCAGCGCGTCGACCTCGAGTGAGTGTGGCCGTGTCAGCGCGCCGCTCTGCGCCCTGCGCCTCCCCGCGAGCGGACGGCTCTCGCGGTCGTCGCCATCTCCACGCCGCCCGTCAGGGCCCGGCGACCGGCGCGAGGAAAGCGTGCGTGCCCTATCCCGCGATCGTAGGCGCACGAGGACGCTGCGTCGCTCCCACCTCGGCGTGAGCGCCCTCACAACCCTTTACAAATGCGACGTAACAGGCGCAGCTTGCCAGCCGCAGGACGCCTACCCGAACGGGTGACGGTCCACCTTGGCGAGCTCGCGACCCACCTGCCGGAACGACGTCGCCTCCGAGGTGAGCGCGTCGAGGAACGTGTCGAAGGCGAGCGAACCGACCGGCGGGTAGATGCGCTCCCGCGGCGGCTCCTGGCCCGGCACGAGCGCGCCCTCGGAGACCATGAACTCCAGGATCGCCTCGCGCACCGCCGGAAGCGCGACCGGCGAGTGGTACAGCACGTTGAGCGCCTGCATCCGCATGCCCTTGACGTGGTCCTCGCCCTTGTTGTCGTGGAAGTGCGGGTTGCGCGTCTCGATCTGCAGCACGGGCACCGAATGCGGCAGCGCGTGCGCGGAGACGACCGGGAGCACGCCGCCGAACTGCTCGAAGAGCTCGACGTACTCGAACGGCTCGACCGCGAAGCCGCCGGCCAGCCGCATCTGCATGCCGAGCTCGAGGCTGAGCGCGTGCTCGCCGGCGTTGCCGGTCGCGATCACCTCGGTGCCGAAGCCGGAGTACTCGGCGACGAGGCGGTTGAGGAACATGTTCGTGACTTCGGAGCTGCGCCCGCGGCGGCTGAAGAAGAGGCGTCCGTCGCGCAGCTTGGGCTTGGAGTGCCAGGAGATGCGGACCATCGAGTACGGGCTGTCGGCCGAGGCCAGGTGCAGGCCGGCCGCGTAGGCCTTGCAGTACTCGTTGACCGCGCCGGGCACGTAGTTGTCGGCGTCGACGTAGCCCAGGTACCGCCGGCCGGTCATGGCCGCCATCGCCATGCCGATCAGCATCGCCTCGCCCTTGCCGGTGCGGACCAGCCCTTCGTCGTCGATCAGCTCCGGCATCCCGGCCGCCTTGATCGCCGCCGCCAGACCGGGGTCACGCTGGTGAATCGCCATCGCCGGACGCTCCGCCGAGCGGCAGAACTGCTCCAGGCTCTGCACCTCAATCTCGTACCGATCGACGGGCTGGCGAGCACTGTTACTGACGAGAATGATGAGACAGTCGTGCGGAATTCCAGAGAGCACGCCCTCAATTACTCTGCGTGTCTCATTCATACACGGAATAACGACGACCAATTCCTCCTCGACCACACGCATGGCGTCGGGTGGCACCAGCTGACTATGGGATCCGCCCTGGTCAGCGCCGCGTTGCGCGCCCGAGTCGAGCTCGATGACGCGCTGAAGCTCATGGATCCGGACGGCGCCGAAGCGCTCGGTTCGGTGCGGTTGCTCCAGACGCATGAATCGACGGTACCTGAGGGTTCGATTAAGTGCGCGTAAGCGAAGACAGATTGGGGGAAGGTGGGGCTGCCGCGCGTAATAGTTCCATACACGCAATCTGCTGGTAACGAAGACGCCCTCCGGAGACCGTCCGGAGGGCGTCTGCATACAGTCGACTAGGCGGTTTCGGTGATCGGGCGGTCGACCCAGCTCATCATCGCCCGGAGCTTCTTGCCGGTGTCCTCGATCGGGTGCGCGGCGCCCTGCTCACGGTACTTGTTGAAGTTGGGGCGGCCGGCGTCGTCCTCGGCGATGAGCTCGCGGGCGAAGCTGCCGTCCTGGATCTCGCCCAGGATGCGGCGCATCTCCTCCTTGACCCGCTCGTCGATCACGCGCGGGCCGCGGGTGTAGTCGCCGTACTCGGCGGTGTCCGAGACGCTGTACCGCATGCGGGCGATGCCGCCCTCGTACATGAGGTCGACGATCAGCTTGAGCTCGTGAAGGCACTCGAAGTAGGCCACCTCGGGCGCGTACCCCGCCTCGGTGAGCACCTCGAAACCGGTCTGCACCAGCGCGGACGCGCCACCGCAGAGCACCGCCTGCTCGCCGAAGAGATCGGTCTCGGTCTCCTCCTTGAACGTCGTCTTGATGACGCCCGCCCGGCTGCCGCCGATGCCCTTGGCGTACGACAGGGCCAGCGCGAGCGCGTTGCCGCTGGCGTCCTGCTCGACGGCGACGAGGCACGGTACGCCCTTGCCGTCCACGTACTGGCGGCGGACCAGGTGACCCGGGCCCTTCGGCGCGACCATCGCCACGTCGACGTTGGCCGGCGGCTCGATCAGGCCGTACCGGATGTTGAGCCCGTGCCCGAAGAACAGTGCCTTGCCCTCGGAGAGGTTCGGCGCGATCGACTCGGCGTAGATCTTCCGCTGCGCGGTGTCCGGCGCGAGCAGCATGATGACGTCGGCCCACTCGCTGACCTCGGCCGGCGTACCGACCGTCAGGCCCTGCTCCTGCGCCTTCGGCCGGCTCTTCGACCCCTCGGGCAGGCCGATCCGCACCTCGACTCCGGAGTCCCGGAGGGACAGCGCGTGGGCGTGGCCC
The window above is part of the Phytohabitans houttuyneae genome. Proteins encoded here:
- the serA gene encoding phosphoglycerate dehydrogenase, with protein sequence MTPVAFTPVVLIAEELAPAAIDVLAHDFDVRHVDGTDRPALLAALSEAHAVIVRSATQIDAEAVAAAPRLKVVARAGVGLDNVEVSAATARGVMVVNAPTSNIVSAAEQALALLLAVARNTASASAALKAGEWKRSKYTGVEIQGKTVGVVGLGRIGVLFAQRIAAFGTRLIAYDPYVQPARAAQLGVRLVGLEELLRESDFISIHLPKTPETVGLIGEKELAIVKPGVRIINAARGGLIDEQALADAIAEGRVGGAGIDVYSKEPCTASPLFAFDNVVATPHLGASTAEAQDKAGLAVAKSVKLALQGEFVPDAVNVQAGGVVAEDVRPLLPLAEKLGKVFTAVAGGVAASVTVEVRGEAVANEVSVLKLATTKGLFASVVEEQVTYVNAPLFAADRGVEVELTTFADSAEEPTLVTVRGALPDGRTVSVSGTVVVSGTRETIKLTEVDGFDIELTADGILLFFRYADRPGVVGAIGSILGESGVNIAAMQVARREAGGEALMTLTVDSSVGAELLTQSADVIGATAASAADLRDE
- the mpgS gene encoding mannosyl-3-phosphoglycerate synthase — encoded protein: MQTPSGRSPEGVFVTSRLRVWNYYARQPHLPPICLRLRALNRTLRYRRFMRLEQPHRTERFGAVRIHELQRVIELDSGAQRGADQGGSHSQLVPPDAMRVVEEELVVVIPCMNETRRVIEGVLSGIPHDCLIILVSNSARQPVDRYEIEVQSLEQFCRSAERPAMAIHQRDPGLAAAIKAAGMPELIDDEGLVRTGKGEAMLIGMAMAAMTGRRYLGYVDADNYVPGAVNEYCKAYAAGLHLASADSPYSMVRISWHSKPKLRDGRLFFSRRGRSSEVTNMFLNRLVAEYSGFGTEVIATGNAGEHALSLELGMQMRLAGGFAVEPFEYVELFEQFGGVLPVVSAHALPHSVPVLQIETRNPHFHDNKGEDHVKGMRMQALNVLYHSPVALPAVREAILEFMVSEGALVPGQEPPRERIYPPVGSLAFDTFLDALTSEATSFRQVGRELAKVDRHPFG
- a CDS encoding 3-isopropylmalate dehydrogenase — protein: MARIAVVAGDGIGTEVVAQALKVIDVVLPGEVTATEYDLGAARYHRTGEVLPDSVLAELAEHDAILLGAVGDPTVPPGVLERGLLLKLRFAFDQYVNLRPSRLWPGTSSPLAHVKPGEIDFVVVREGTEGLYAGAGGTLHRDTPAEVATEESLNTRHGVERVIRDAFGRAQRRERRKVTLVHKTNVLTHAGSLWSRAFEAVKADFPDVETEYQHVDAAAMYLVTQPQRYDVVVTDNLFGDILTDIAAAVTGGIGLAASGCINPSREFPSMFEPVHGSAPDIAGKGLADPVAAVLSASLLLDHLGHADEARRVSEAVAAELASRTPGAPLRTAEVGDRLAAAVAA
- the ilvC gene encoding ketol-acid reductoisomerase — translated: MAAEVFYDDDADLGIIQGKKVAVIGYGSQGHAHALSLRDSGVEVRIGLPEGSKSRPKAQEQGLTVGTPAEVSEWADVIMLLAPDTAQRKIYAESIAPNLSEGKALFFGHGLNIRYGLIEPPANVDVAMVAPKGPGHLVRRQYVDGKGVPCLVAVEQDASGNALALALSYAKGIGGSRAGVIKTTFKEETETDLFGEQAVLCGGASALVQTGFEVLTEAGYAPEVAYFECLHELKLIVDLMYEGGIARMRYSVSDTAEYGDYTRGPRVIDERVKEEMRRILGEIQDGSFARELIAEDDAGRPNFNKYREQGAAHPIEDTGKKLRAMMSWVDRPITETA
- a CDS encoding FAD:protein FMN transferase, producing MPSRSVARTGRLRDGRGRADLWLGYQGPANRPFGAATSAATGRLVARHAVHTSAADFSLMLVAPEWMTRRTVSLAIADAVAELRAIDATYSPLRRGSLVSLLRRGEVTPEAYAPLADIVARCDAMRAATDGWFDAWAVPGGFDPGGLLKGWAVERAAARLRASGITDYAVVGEADLAVRGNAPHGGPWRVAIHHPREPRRVPMMLEMTEGAVGTSGITGHSGHVVDPHTGEIVRHVGCAVVTGPDLSIADAYATALYAAGPAGLGWFPTVDGYRMLFADCRPA
- a CDS encoding branched-chain amino acid aminotransferase, giving the protein MSGGDKLDFEIRPNPQPVSAAERAALLANPGFGRIFTDHMVTIKYADGKGWYDARVEARGPIPMDPASAVLHYAQEIFEGLKAYHAADGGVTMFRPDANARRFNISAERMSMPQLPEQTFLDSLHHIIEIDREWIPPTEDGSLYLRPFMYASEVFLGVRPALEYLYVLIASPVGAYFSGGVKPVAVWVSQEYTRAAPGGTGAAKCGGNYAASLAAQAEAIQHGCDQVVFLDAVERKFVDELGGMNIFFVYDDGTMATPPLTGTILPGITRDSVMALAAREGRRVEERPVSFEEWRADAKSGRLREVFACGTAAVITPIGVVRTPEGEFAMGDGGPGEVTMDLREQLVAIQRGRADDPHGWVHRVI